The DNA sequence GGCGATCGTGCGCCCCGGCCTCGTCGTCGGTCCCGGCGACCTCACCGACCGGTTCGGCTACTGGGTCGGCCGGTTCGCGCTCGCGGATGCCGAGCCCGTGCTCGCACCGCGTCTGGAGGGACGCGGCGCCCAGGTGATCGACGTCGACGACGTCGCCGACTTCGTCGTGCGGTGCGGGGCGGAGGAGTCCGGCCTCACCGCGAACGCGGTCGGCGACCCCACGGCTCTTTCCGCCCTGATCGCGCTCGCCCGCGCGACGGCCGGGCACACCGGCGAGCTCGTCGAGGCGGACGACGACTGGCTCGAGGCGCATGACGTCGGGTACTGGATGGGGCCGCGGTCGCTGCCTCTCTGGCTCCCGCCGGACATGCCCGGATTCACGACCCGCTCCCACGCCGCGTACTCGGCGGCGGGCGGCCGGCTGCGCGACCTGGCCGACACGATGACCCGCACCCTGGCGGACGAGCGGGAGCGGGGACTGGACCGGGACCGCCGCGCGGGCCTGTCCCGTGCGGACGAACGCACCCTGCTGGCCGAGCTGTCGCGCGTGTAACTCCCGCGTTTCGCTCGGCGCCGGCGACGCGGCCCGCCCCACCGCGCGCTCCGCCGCCGCCCCGCTCGCGAGAATGCGGGAGTTGTGAACGCCGCACGCGATTTGCGGGCCCGGCGACGCGCCCGCTATCGTCGGCGCATGCCTTCGGCCGCGCCCCTCCTCGCCACGCTCGCTCCGAGCGTCGCTCCCGCGCGCCGACGTCTGGGCAGCCGCCGACTCTAGGCGACGTCGCGCACCTCGGATCCGGGGAGCTGCAGGCGTCGCCGTCCGCAGCCCATGACCCCAGACTCTAAGGTGGAATCCATGACATATTCGGTCGCCGTCTCCGGCGCATCCGGCTATGCGGGCGGCGAGATCCTGAGGATCCTCGCCGCACATCCCGACGTCGAGATCCGCACCGTGACCGCGCATTCGAACGCGGGACAGCCCCTCATCGCCCATCAGCCGCACCTGCGCTCGCTCGCGCACCTGACGCTCGAACCGTCGACCCCCGACGTGCTCGCCGGGCACGACATCGTCTTCCTGGCGCTGCCGCACGGACAGTCCGGTCAGTACACCGAGGCGCTCGCGGACACGCCGCTCGTGATCGACGCGGGCGCCGATCACCGGCTGGACTCCGCCGAGCAGTGGGCGCGGTTCTACGGCGGCGAGTTCCACGATCCGTGGACGTACGGCGTTCCCGAACTCCTCGTCGGCGGGACGAAGCAGCGCTCGCGGCTCGTCGGCGCGAACCGCATCGCAGCGCCCGGCTGCAACGCGAGCACGGTGAGTCTGAGCCTCGCGCCCGGCGTCGCCGCCGGCGTGATCGACACCTCCGACATCGTCTCGGTCCTCGCGGTGGGTCCGAGCGGTGCCGGGAAGAGTCTGAAGACGAACCTCCTCGCAAGCGAGATCCTGGGCAGCGCTAATCCCTACGCCGTCGGGGGCACCCACCGGCACATCCCCGAGATCCGGCAGGCGCTCGTCGGCGCCGGCGCGACCGGGCAGATCCGCATCTCGTTCACTCCGGTGCTCGTGCCGATGGCCCGCGGCATCCTCGCGACCAGTTCTGCCCCGATCGCCGAGGGGGCCACGGATGCCGAGATCCGGGGTGCCTGGGAGTCCGCGTACGCGGACGAGACGTTCGTGCAGCTCCTGCCGGCGGGCGAGTTCCCCCGCACCGCCGATGTGGTCGGGGCGAACACCGCAATGATCGGACTCGCGATCGACCGCGATGCGAACCGGGTCGTGGTCGTCGCCGCGGTGGACAACCTCGTGAAGGGCACCGCGGGCGCCGCGATCCAATCCATGAACATCGCGCTGGGGCTCGCCGAGGGCACCGCGCTGAGCGTGAACGGAGTCGCCCCGTGAGCGTCACCGCAGCACAGGGTTTCGAGGCGGCGGGCGTCGCGGTCGGCCTCAAGTCCTCCGGCAATCCGGACGTGGCCGTCGTGGTGAACCGCGGACCGTTGAAGGTCGGCGCCGCGGTGTTCACGACGAACCGCGCGAAGGCCAATCCGATCCTGTGGTCCGAGCAGGTGATCCGGGACGGCATCGTCGAGGCGATCGTGCTGAACTCCGGGGGCGCGAACTGCTTCACCGGGTCCTTCGGCTTCCAGACGACGCACCAGACCGCCGAGAAGGCGGCCGCTCTGCTCGGCGTAGGAGCGAGTGACGTGCTGGTGTGCTCGACAGGACTGATCGGCACGGGGGACGAGGTGTTCCGAGGAAAGGTGCTCGCCGGCACCGAGCAGGGCATCGCCGAACTGAGCTCGGACGGTGGGCAGGCGGCGTCGCTGGCGATCATGACGACCGACTCGAAGCCGAAGCGCGCTGTCGTCCGCCGGGACGGCTGGAACATCGGCGGCATGGCGAAGGGTGCAGGGATGCTGGCCCCCGGGCTCGCGACGATGCTCGTGGTCATCACGACCGACGCGGTGCTCACCTCCGAGGAGGCGGATGCGCACCTGCGGGCGGCGACGCGTGTGAGCTTCGATCGCCTCGACTCCGACGGCTGCATGTCCACGAACGACCAGGTCACCCTCATGGTGAGCGGCGCCTCGGGCGTCACGCCGGATCCCGACGGGTTCCGGGACGCGCTCACCGAAGTCTGCACGGATCTCGCCCGTCAGCTCCAGGGTGACGCCGAGGGCGCCAGCCACGACATCACGATCGAGGTCGTGGGTGCAGCGTCCGAAGAGGACGCGGTCGAGGTCGGCCGCTCGGTCGCGCGCAACAACCTCTTCAAGGCCGCGATCTTCGGCAACGACCCCAACTGGGGCAGGGTCCTCGCCGCGATCGGCACGACCGACGCCGAATTCGACCCGTACGACGTCGACGTCTTCATGAACGGTGTGCGGGTCTGCAGTCAGGGCGGTCCCGACGCCTCCCGCGACGAGGTCGACCTGACACCGCGCGCCACGCACCTGCGCATCGACCTGCGGGTGGGGCGGTCGCACGCGACGATCCTCACGAACGACCTCACCCACGACTACGTCCACGAGAACAGCGCGTACGCGACATGACCGAGATCGACCTGCAGGACACCGACCCCGCCGAGGCGAGCCGCAAGGCCGCCACGCTGATCGAATCGCTGCCGTGGCTGCAGCGCTTCAGTGATCAGATCGTCGTCATCAAGTACGGCGGCAACGCCATGGTGAGCGACGAACTGCAAGACGCGTTCGCTGCGGACATCGCCTACCTGCGCTACGTCGGGGTCAAGCCCGTCGTGGTGCACGGCGGCGGCCCGCAGATCTCCTCGATGCTGGACCGCCTCGCGATCCCGAGCGAGTTCAAGGGTGGGTACCGGGTCACCAGCACCGAGGCGATCAGCGTCGTCCGCATGGTGCTGACCGGTCAGATCAACCCACAGCTCGTGGCGAAGATCAACGCGCACGGACCGCATGCCACAGGCCTGTCCGGGGAGGACGCGGGCCTGTTCGGCGGACGTCGGCGCGGCGTCATCGTGAACGGCGTCGAGCACGACCTCGGGCGCGTCGGCGACGTCGTCGCGGTGGACCCGCAACCGGTTCTCGACCAATTGGCCGCCGGGCGCATCCCCGTGGTGTCCAGCATCGCGCCGGACCTGGATCACCCCGGGCATTCGCTCAATGTGAACGCGGATGCCGCGGCCGCGGCGCTCGCCGTCGCTCTGGGCGCGGCGAAGCTCGTCGTGCTCACCGACGTCGCGGGTCTCTACGCCGACTGGCCGAACCGCGAGTCGCTCGTCTCCCACCTCAGCGCGCCGGAGCTGCGGGAGATGCTGCCCCGCCTGGAATCGGGGATGATCCCGAAGATGCAGGCGTGTCTGGATGCGGTCGAAGGCGGCGTGGAGACCGCCGCGATCATCGACGGGCGGGTGCCGCACTCGGTGCTCGTCGAGATCTTCACGAGCAAGGGAATCGGAACGGAAGTGGTGCTCGGATGAGCTGGCAAGACGACGCGGGACGCGATCTGCTGCGCACCTTCGGCGACCGGATGGCGATGTTCGTCCGGGGCGAGGGTGCCTACCTGTGGGACGCCGACGGCCGACGCTACCTCGACTTCCTCGCCGGCATCGCGGTGAACTCGCTCGGCCACGCGCACCCGGTGTTCGTCGACGCGGTGGCCACGCAGGCGGCCACACTCGCGCACGTGTCGAACTACTTCGCGACGCCGCCGCAGCTCGAGCTGGCCGCGCGCCTGAAGCGCCTGGCCGGAACGGGGGAGTCGGGTCGGGTCTACTTCGGCAACTCCGGGGCCGAGGCCAACGAGGCGGCCTTCAAGCTCGCGCGCCTGCACGGCTCGACCGGCGAGAAGGAGCGTCCGCGCATCCTCGCACTCACGGACGCGTTCCATGGGCGCACGATGGGCACGCTCGCGCTGACCGGCAAGCCCTACATGCAGCAGCCGTTCCTTCCGATGGTGCCGGGCGTCGAATTCATCGACACGACGATCGACGCCCTCGAGGCGACGATGGATGACCGTGTCGCGGCGCTGTTCGTGGAACCCATCAAGGGCGAAGCGGGTGTGATCGACCTGCCCGAGGGATACCTGCGGGCCGCGCGCGAGATCACTGCGCGCCACGGTGCGCTGCTGATCGTGGACGAGATCCAGACCGGCGCCGGCCGCACGGGCGAGTGGTTCGCCTTCCAGCACGCCGGGATCACCCCGGACGCGATCACCGTCGCCAAGGGCATCGGCGGGGGATTCCCGATCGGCGCGCTCATCACGTTCGGCGCGGCGAGCGAGCTGTTCTACCCCGGGACCCACGGGTCCACGTTCGGCGGCAATGCGCTCGGCACCGCCGTGTCCTCGGCGGTGCTCGCCGAGATCGAGGCCGAGGGGCTCGTCGGCAACGCGGCAGAACGTGGACGCCAGCTGCGGACGGCGATCACCGGGCTCGGGAGTGCACTCGTCGAGGGATGCCGCGGCCGGGGTCTCCTCATCGGCGTCGGGCTGCGGCATCCCGTCGCCAAAGCCGTCGTCGCCGCGGCGCAGGAGCACGGGCTCATCATCAACGCCCCGAACGACTCCACGATCCGCTTGGTGCCGGCGCTGAACATCGGCGACGTGGAGATCGACGAGTTCGTCCAGCTGTTCACCGCCGCACTGCGCACCGTCGAGGACGCGCTCGTGCTCGAGGAGGCCTCCGCATGACCCGTCACCTGTTGCGCGACGACGATCTGACCGCCGCCGAGCAGGGGGAGATCCTCGATCTCGCTGTCGCGCTGAAGAAGGACCGCTGGAAGCTGAAGCCTCTGGAGGGGCCGCAGACGGTCGCGGTGATCTTCGACAAGTCGTCCACACGCACGCGCGTGTCCTTCGCGGTCGGCATCGCCGATCTCGGCGGCTCACCGCTGATCATCTCGACCGCCAATTCGCAACTCGGCGGCAAGGAGACCCCCTCGGACACCGCTCGCGTGCTCGAGCGTCAGGTCGCGGCGATCGTCTGGCGCACGTATGCGCAAGCGGGTCTCGAGGAGATGGCGCGCGGCACGACAGTGCCGGTCGTCAACGCGCTCAGCGACGATTTCCACCCGTGCCAGCTGCTCGCCGACCTGCTCACGATCCGCGAGCACAAGGGCGAGCTGCGAGGACTCACGCTCGCCTTCTTCGGAGACGGCCGCTCGAACATGGCCCACTCGTACATGCTCGCCGGCGTCACGGCGGGAATGCACGTCCGGGTCTCCTCGCCGGAGTCCTACGCGCCCCGCGAGGACGTCGTCGCGGACGCCGACCGCCGTGCGGCCGAGACGGGCGGCTCGCTCACCCTGTTCACCGACCCCAACGAGGCGGCCGCGGGAGCGGATGTGATCGTCACCGACACGTGGGTGTCCATGGGCAAGGAGGAGGAGAAGCTCGCGCGCCTGCGCGACCTCAGCCAGTACAAGGTCACGAACGAGCTCATGTCGCTCGCGCGCCCCGACGCGATCTTCATCCACTGCCTGCCCGCCGACCGCGGATACGAGGTGGACGCGGAGGTGATCGACGGTCCGCAGAGCGTCGTGTGGGACGAGGCCGAGAACCGGCTGCATGCGCAGAAGGCGCTCTTGGTGTGGCTTCTGCGCCAGAGCTGAACGCACCTGCCGGCTGGCTCGCGTCCCGATGGACGCGGCTGAACGGACCGCGACGCGTCGCGGGGGTCGACCTCGCGCGCGGCCTCGCGGTCATCGGGATGATCGCCGCGCATGTCCTGTGGATCGACGATCTCGACATTGCGGATGCCGCGACCTGGGTCGCTGTGGTCGAGGGCAGGTCGTCCATCCTGTTCGCGACCCTCGCCGGAGTGTCGATCGGTCTCGTGACGGGCGGTCGCACGCCGCTGGAGGCGGGTCCCATGCACACCGCCCGCATGCGCCTGGCGGTCCGCGCCGGGCTCCTCTGGCTCATCGGTCTCGCGCTGATCGCCACCGGAGTCCCGGTCTACGTCATCCTCCCCGCCTACGCGATCCTGTTCCTCCTCGCCCTCCCGCTCACCGGTCTCGGGGCGAAGCCGCTCCTCATGATCGCGGGCGGGCTCGCGCTCGTGATGCCGGTGGTGCAGGTCGGCCTGGACGCCGCGCCGGTGTGGAGCACGGCCGCCGGGCAGATCGTGTCCCCGTTGATCGGCTGGCACTACCCGTTCCCGGTGTGGATCGCCTTCGTCGCGGCCGGCCTCGGCGTCGCACGGGCGGGGATCGGCCGGCCGGCGGTGCAGGCGCGCCTGCTCGGGTGCGGTGCCGCCCTCGCGGTGCTCGGGTACGGCGCGGATGCGCTGAACGGCGTGGGTCCGGCATCCGGAGCGTCCTCCTTCTGGGCGGCGCTGTGGACCGCGGAACCCCACTCGACGGGTCTGTGGGAAGTCATCGGATCGGGTGGGTTCGCGCTCGCGGTGCTGGGTGCGTGCCTGCTCGCATGCCGCACCGTCGTCACGTGGATCGTGCTCCCGCTGCGCGCCGTGGGCGCGATGCCCCTCACCGCCTACGTGGTCCAGCTCGTCGTCTGGGCGGTCGTCGCCACGACCGTGCTCGGCAGTGCGGGTGATCTGCGAGGCTTCCGAGATCTCGAGCCGTTCTGGCCGATGACGCTCGGCCTGGTGCTCGGCTGCACGATGTGGGCCCTCCTGGTCGGGCGCGGGCCGCTCGAATGGGCCCTCGACCGCGCCGCCCGTGCGGTCGGACGAGGCGCGCCGCGCGACGCGGATAGGCTGAGCGGATGAGCGGAACCAAGCGCGACGGCACGAACGAGGGCGCCCTCTGGGGTGCGCGCTTCGCCTCCGGCCCGTCGCCGGAGCTCGCGGAGCTGAGCAGATCCACACACTTCGACTGGGATCTCGCCCTGTACGACCTGGCCGGGTCGCATGCGCACGCCAAGGCGCTCGCCGCGGCCGGCTACCTCACAGCGGACGAGGAAGCAGCGATGCACGCGGGGCTGGACGCGCTCGCGCGCCGTGTGCAGGACGGGAGCCTGCGGGCACGGCCGGCAGACGAAGACGTGCACGGAGCCCTCGAGCAGGCGCTCATCGCCGAGGTCGGTCCCGAGCTCGGCGGAAAGCTGCGCGCGGGCCGCAGCCGCAACGACCAGATCGCCACGCTCGTGCGCATGTACCTGCTCGACCACGCCCGGACGATCGCCCGTGAGATCCTCCGCGTCGTGGACGCCCTCGTCGCGCAGGCCGAGGCGCACCCGGATGCGATCATGCCGGGGCGCACGCACCTGCAGCATGCGCAGCCCGTTCTGCTCGCGCACCATCTGCAGGCGCACGCGTGGCCGCTCGTCCGCGATCTCGAGCGCTTCCGGGACTGGTCGGTGCGTGCGTCGGTCTCGCCGTACGGCGGAGGGGCGCTCGCCGGCTCGACGCTGGGTCTGGATCCGCAGCTGGTCGCGGGCGAACTCGGTCTGGCGCGCCCGGCCGAGAACTCGCTGGACGGCACGGCCGCCCGCGACGTCGTCGCGGAATTCGCGTTCGTGGCGGCGATGATCGGCGTGGACCTCTCCCGGCTCGCGGAGGAGATCATCATCTGGAACACGCGCGAGTTCGGCTTCGTGACGCTCGACGACGCCTATTCGACCGGGTCCAGCATCATGCCGCAGAAGAAGAATCCCGACATCGCCGAGCTCGCGCGCGGCAAGTCCGGGCGGCTGATCGGAAACCTCAGCGGGCTGATGGCGACGCTCAAGGGGCTGCCGTTGGCCTACAACCGCGACCTCCAGGAGGACAAGGAGCCGGTGTTCGACTCGGTGCGCACGCTCGAGCTCGTTCTCCCCGCGTTCGCCGGGATGATCGCGACGCTGCGGTTCCACACCGAGCGGATGGCCGAGCTCGCCCCGCAGGGCTTCTCGCTGGCCACGGATGTCGCGGAGTGGCTCGTCAAGCGCGGCGTGCCTTTCCGGGACGCCCATGAGATCTCGGGTGCGCTTGTGAAAGTGTGCGAGCAGCGCGGCATCGAGCTGCACGAGATCGACGATGCGACGCTCACGCAGATCTCGCCGCATCTGGATCCCGCCGTCCGAGAGGTTCTGAGCGTCGCGGGCTCCGTCGCCAGCCGTGACGGCGCGGGCGGGACAGCTCCCGTGCGGGTCGCCGAGCAGCGCAGCGAGCTCGTTGCGCGCGCGCAGGCTGCCGCGCACGCGCTCGGTCTCTGACCACGCGCCCGCGCGCTCAGTCGAGCTGCGCCCAGATGCCGTCCAGGTCGGCGGCGGTGTGTTCCATCCGGCGGACGAGCGCCCGCACCGCTTCGACGGTGTGCGGGTCCATCGCGGCGGTGTCGATCGAGCGGAGGAACGCGGCTGCCACGACCGCGTCCTGATGGGCGCCGAGCGCATCCTGCAGTGCCTCCCGTTCGGCGATCGTCGTCTGGACACCCGCACCCAGGACGGGGCGCGCGAGCTCGACGGCGTAGCGGTGCCGCTTGACGGCTTTGCGTGCAGCGTGCACGCGCGTGTCGGTCCGGGCCTTGCGAGCGCGCCGCAGTCGCCGCGACGCCTCGGCCTGCGCCTCGTCAACCAAGGCGTGGGCGGCGTCCGCGTCGCGTCCCGCCGCCCGTCGAGCCGGGGGATCGGACAGCCAGCGCTGCACCACGGCGAACACGGCGACTCCGCGGGCGCTCGTCGTCCCGGTCACCGCGGCCGCCCAGGCGTCGCGCCGACGCCGGGCGAACACCGTTGCGAGCACATCGTCCACGACGGCGGGGACGCGCTCGTCCGCCGCGAAGCGCTCCGCGAGCACCTGGAGGTCACGGACCTCTCCGAGCAGCTGCCCGAGCCAGGCGAGCTCCTGGGCGAAGGCCTCGCGGTCGACGCGACGGTACACGGCAGCGAAGGTGTGCAGCGTCGCGCGCAGGCGCCGGATCGCCACCCGCGCGGGATGCACGGCATCCTCGTCCCGCTGCTCGAGGCGAAGACGCGACTCGAGGATCACGCGGCACTGCACGGCGACGTAGTCCTGCACGAGCGCGCCCAGCGTGCCCTCCGTGTCAGTGGATGGAGTCATCCGCGTCGCCGCGCGTCCATGAACGGAAGGTGACGGCGAATCCCGCGCGCGTCGGCGCGCACAGGTACGGCCCGGCGCTCGCGTCTGCCGCGCCGTCGAACGGCGCGACGCGGACGAGTCGCCACGGCTCGCCCCCCGCGCGAGCGCGCACGATGAGGGAGTCCGGCCAGCGGCTCACGCGAACCGAGACGGATGCCGTGCTCCACTCATCGACACGACCCACCGACCAGTCGGACCGGCCGTCGGTCACCACGGCTCCGAGCCCGAGGTGCCCATCGGCGAATTCGAGGCCGGCTTTCACCCAACGCATGTCGTCGATCCGCACGAAGATGCCGGCCTGATCGAACTCGCCGGTCCACTTCGCCTCGAACTCGACCTGCATGGACTCGCCGACGGTCAGCGGTGCGAGGAGCGCGTGCTCGTTCGCATGCACGAAGCCGTAGGCGGTCTCGCGCCAGGCGTCGCTGCCCTCGGCTGCGATCGCCGTGAGCGTCTCGTCGGACAGGTCGACGAGTTCGGGGTCGTGCGTCCAGCGGCCCGCCGACCAGGGGACCGCGTTCACCAGATCGCCGATCGCACGAGGGCGCCCACGATGCAGGCCCACAACAGGCTCGAGAGCGTGCCGATGATGAACCGCTCCCGGGCTTCGGCGGCGGCGAGTTCGGAGAACCGGCCGACGCCCTTGACCGCGACGACGATCGCGATGGCCTCGGGGTAGCCCGCGATGATGGCGACGACGACGGCGAGCCGCTCCAGGTATCCGATGGTCGTGCCGCCGCGCAGCACTTCGGTCGGGCGCTCGTCGTCGTCGCGGACTCCTGCGGCCTCGGCATCCAGGAGGATGCCGCCGTTCGCTCCGTCCTTCACCCGCCCGTGGGTCGCGATCTCGAGGACGCGTCGGGTGACGGGGTTTCCGCCGAGGACGGCCACGGCCGTGCCGAGGATCGCGATGATGAGCCCCATGATGAGCGGCACGTCGACCGGCGCGACCACGACGACGATCAGCGAGAGCACGACGAGTCCGCCCGCGACGGCGAGGGGCACGGTGGTGGGCTTTCGCAGACTGATGATGATCAGGACGAGTGCACCGCACAGGGCGAAGAACAGGAAGATCGACAGCACGGCGGCGACGATGGCGGGCATGCGGTCAGTCTTTCACGGGCGTCCGACGCCGTTGAGGCGATCCAGCACCCGGGCGAGCGCCGGCACCGCAGCCTCGTCGGCCCGGAGGCCGGCGGCCCGCGCACGCAGACTGACGGCGGTCTCGCTGATACCGAGCCGCGCCGCGATGTCCTTCTGGCTCTCGCCTGCCGCCAGATGATCGAAGACCTCCCAGCCCGGGCCGGTGCGCCTGGAGCGCAGCTCGAGCAGGAGCCGGATCAGCGCCTCCGCGTCTTCCGCCGCGGAGGGCTCCGCGCCGACCAGCGCGAAGCGGCTCGGCGCGGCCTTCGCCCGTTCGACCGCGGCACGGGCGTGGATGAACGCCTCTCCGCGGGCCGCCCTGATCTCCGTGCCCCGCTCCTCCTCCATGCCGCCGACGCCGACACCGACGGCCCACTCCTCGGTGCGCACGAGGTGCAGGATGATCTCCAGCGCCGTGCGCCCGTCTTCCGTGGCCACCTGGATCTCGTCCCCGGCGTTGCGGTCGGGGGCGAACGGAAGGCGATCGCCTCCGATGATCGAGATCTGCTGCAGGGCCGCGGGCACGAGGTCTTCACTCGAGCGGCTGCCGCGCTGATCGGCGGTGATGACGATCATCTGAGCCTCCTCACCTGGGTTTGCCTTCAGGCTTAATCATCGCACGATTAAGCGTGAAAGCATATGGATCGCCCACACCCGAGGACTGAAGTCTCCAGGCATCATCACATGCCGGGTAAGCCGTCAGGCTCGGATCGGGCGGACAGACGGCGCTGATAGCCTCGAACGCGTGTCTTCCGCTCTGAACCCGAGCGCGCCCGCCATCGATCCGTCGTTCGAGAACGTCTGGGACGAGCTGGTCTGGCGCGGTCTCGTCCACGTCTCGACCGACCAGGCAGCACTGCGCGAACTCCTCGCCGGACCGCCGATCGTCTACTACTGCGGATTCGACCCCACCGCACCGAGCCTGCACCTCGGAAACCTCGTCCAGCTGCTCACGATGCGCCGCATCCAGCTCGCCGGCCACCGACCCCTCGGCCTCGTGGGCGGATCGACCGGACTGGTGGGGGACCCGCGGCCGTCCGCGGAGCGGACGCTGAACACCAAGGAGACCGTCGCGGAGTGGGTCGGCTACCTCCGCACTCAGATCGAGCGCTTCCTGAGCTTCGACGGCGACAACGGCGCCCGCATCGTCAACAATCTCGACTGGACCGCTCCGCTCAGTGCGATCGACTTCCTGCGTGACATCGGCAAGCACTACCGCGTGGGCACGATGCTCAAGAAGGATGCCGTCAGCGCGCGCCTGAACTCGGATGAGGGCATCAGCTACACCGAGTTCAGCTATCAGATCCTGCAGGGCCTGGACTACCGGGAGCTCTACCTGCAGTACGGCTGCGTCCTGCAGACCGGGGGCAGCGACCAGTGGGGCAATCTCACCAGCGGTGTCGACCTGATCCACCGCGCCGAAGGCACGAGCGTCCACGCGATCGGCACTCCGCTGATCACCAACAGCGACGGCCGCAAGTTCGGCAAGAGTGAGGGCAACGCGATCTGGCTGGATCCCGTGCTGACCAGCCCGTACGCGATGTACCAGTTCTGGCTCAACACCGACGATGCGGACGTCGCCGATCGCCTGAAGGTCTTCACGTTCCTCACACGCGCCGAGATCGAGGAGGTCGCGGCCGCACACGCCGCCGAGCCGTTCCGGCGCATCGGTCAGAAGCGCGTGGCGCTCGAGGTGACCTCTCTCGTGCACGGCGAAGCCGCTGCCGCCGCCGCGATCGCCGCCTCTGAAGCCCTCTTCGG is a window from the Microbacterium lacus genome containing:
- the argJ gene encoding bifunctional glutamate N-acetyltransferase/amino-acid acetyltransferase ArgJ, with the translated sequence MSVTAAQGFEAAGVAVGLKSSGNPDVAVVVNRGPLKVGAAVFTTNRAKANPILWSEQVIRDGIVEAIVLNSGGANCFTGSFGFQTTHQTAEKAAALLGVGASDVLVCSTGLIGTGDEVFRGKVLAGTEQGIAELSSDGGQAASLAIMTTDSKPKRAVVRRDGWNIGGMAKGAGMLAPGLATMLVVITTDAVLTSEEADAHLRAATRVSFDRLDSDGCMSTNDQVTLMVSGASGVTPDPDGFRDALTEVCTDLARQLQGDAEGASHDITIEVVGAASEEDAVEVGRSVARNNLFKAAIFGNDPNWGRVLAAIGTTDAEFDPYDVDVFMNGVRVCSQGGPDASRDEVDLTPRATHLRIDLRVGRSHATILTNDLTHDYVHENSAYAT
- the argF gene encoding ornithine carbamoyltransferase, coding for MTRHLLRDDDLTAAEQGEILDLAVALKKDRWKLKPLEGPQTVAVIFDKSSTRTRVSFAVGIADLGGSPLIISTANSQLGGKETPSDTARVLERQVAAIVWRTYAQAGLEEMARGTTVPVVNALSDDFHPCQLLADLLTIREHKGELRGLTLAFFGDGRSNMAHSYMLAGVTAGMHVRVSSPESYAPREDVVADADRRAAETGGSLTLFTDPNEAAAGADVIVTDTWVSMGKEEEKLARLRDLSQYKVTNELMSLARPDAIFIHCLPADRGYEVDAEVIDGPQSVVWDEAENRLHAQKALLVWLLRQS
- the argB gene encoding acetylglutamate kinase; translation: MTEIDLQDTDPAEASRKAATLIESLPWLQRFSDQIVVIKYGGNAMVSDELQDAFAADIAYLRYVGVKPVVVHGGGPQISSMLDRLAIPSEFKGGYRVTSTEAISVVRMVLTGQINPQLVAKINAHGPHATGLSGEDAGLFGGRRRGVIVNGVEHDLGRVGDVVAVDPQPVLDQLAAGRIPVVSSIAPDLDHPGHSLNVNADAAAAALAVALGAAKLVVLTDVAGLYADWPNRESLVSHLSAPELREMLPRLESGMIPKMQACLDAVEGGVETAAIIDGRVPHSVLVEIFTSKGIGTEVVLG
- a CDS encoding acetylornithine transaminase, with amino-acid sequence MSWQDDAGRDLLRTFGDRMAMFVRGEGAYLWDADGRRYLDFLAGIAVNSLGHAHPVFVDAVATQAATLAHVSNYFATPPQLELAARLKRLAGTGESGRVYFGNSGAEANEAAFKLARLHGSTGEKERPRILALTDAFHGRTMGTLALTGKPYMQQPFLPMVPGVEFIDTTIDALEATMDDRVAALFVEPIKGEAGVIDLPEGYLRAAREITARHGALLIVDEIQTGAGRTGEWFAFQHAGITPDAITVAKGIGGGFPIGALITFGAASELFYPGTHGSTFGGNALGTAVSSAVLAEIEAEGLVGNAAERGRQLRTAITGLGSALVEGCRGRGLLIGVGLRHPVAKAVVAAAQEHGLIINAPNDSTIRLVPALNIGDVEIDEFVQLFTAALRTVEDALVLEEASA
- a CDS encoding heparan-alpha-glucosaminide N-acetyltransferase domain-containing protein — translated: MASAPELNAPAGWLASRWTRLNGPRRVAGVDLARGLAVIGMIAAHVLWIDDLDIADAATWVAVVEGRSSILFATLAGVSIGLVTGGRTPLEAGPMHTARMRLAVRAGLLWLIGLALIATGVPVYVILPAYAILFLLALPLTGLGAKPLLMIAGGLALVMPVVQVGLDAAPVWSTAAGQIVSPLIGWHYPFPVWIAFVAAGLGVARAGIGRPAVQARLLGCGAALAVLGYGADALNGVGPASGASSFWAALWTAEPHSTGLWEVIGSGGFALAVLGACLLACRTVVTWIVLPLRAVGAMPLTAYVVQLVVWAVVATTVLGSAGDLRGFRDLEPFWPMTLGLVLGCTMWALLVGRGPLEWALDRAARAVGRGAPRDADRLSG
- a CDS encoding NAD-dependent epimerase/dehydratase family protein gives rise to the protein MTDVLILGGTGWLSGRVAERWRDAGAQVTCLARGSRPAPEGVQLVIGDREDGSAYDGVSGREWDEVIDISSIPAHVDAAVTQLGPRTRHWTYVSSVSAYADNDLADADEGAPLSEPLRPGEEYDYSRAKAAAEAAVRAALPDRAAIVRPGLVVGPGDLTDRFGYWVGRFALADAEPVLAPRLEGRGAQVIDVDDVADFVVRCGAEESGLTANAVGDPTALSALIALARATAGHTGELVEADDDWLEAHDVGYWMGPRSLPLWLPPDMPGFTTRSHAAYSAAGGRLRDLADTMTRTLADERERGLDRDRRAGLSRADERTLLAELSRV
- the argH gene encoding argininosuccinate lyase; translated protein: MSGTKRDGTNEGALWGARFASGPSPELAELSRSTHFDWDLALYDLAGSHAHAKALAAAGYLTADEEAAMHAGLDALARRVQDGSLRARPADEDVHGALEQALIAEVGPELGGKLRAGRSRNDQIATLVRMYLLDHARTIAREILRVVDALVAQAEAHPDAIMPGRTHLQHAQPVLLAHHLQAHAWPLVRDLERFRDWSVRASVSPYGGGALAGSTLGLDPQLVAGELGLARPAENSLDGTAARDVVAEFAFVAAMIGVDLSRLAEEIIIWNTREFGFVTLDDAYSTGSSIMPQKKNPDIAELARGKSGRLIGNLSGLMATLKGLPLAYNRDLQEDKEPVFDSVRTLELVLPAFAGMIATLRFHTERMAELAPQGFSLATDVAEWLVKRGVPFRDAHEISGALVKVCEQRGIELHEIDDATLTQISPHLDPAVREVLSVAGSVASRDGAGGTAPVRVAEQRSELVARAQAAAHALGL
- the argC gene encoding N-acetyl-gamma-glutamyl-phosphate reductase, encoding MTYSVAVSGASGYAGGEILRILAAHPDVEIRTVTAHSNAGQPLIAHQPHLRSLAHLTLEPSTPDVLAGHDIVFLALPHGQSGQYTEALADTPLVIDAGADHRLDSAEQWARFYGGEFHDPWTYGVPELLVGGTKQRSRLVGANRIAAPGCNASTVSLSLAPGVAAGVIDTSDIVSVLAVGPSGAGKSLKTNLLASEILGSANPYAVGGTHRHIPEIRQALVGAGATGQIRISFTPVLVPMARGILATSSAPIAEGATDAEIRGAWESAYADETFVQLLPAGEFPRTADVVGANTAMIGLAIDRDANRVVVVAAVDNLVKGTAGAAIQSMNIALGLAEGTALSVNGVAP